The DNA region CATCACCAGCTAAATGCATGACAGGTACAGTACAATGGCACTCAAATTCCAGTACTCCATTGTATCACAATCAACCAGTTAAGAATGACCATCATATGCTACAAATCCACCATCAACAGCTTTCATTTAGGCAACAATTAGGGTGTGTGCATCCTTTAACTAATGACATGCATCACCTCTGATTAATCTCACATGTTAAAAGAAACAGCCATAAAGTGAGGTtcatcatatattttttttaaggaaaaagTGTGATCTCTGTAGGCTATAGGTTGCAACAGAGTGTTCATATCAACAGAATAAGTTGTAGGCTGTCTAGAAAGGGCTGCAGCAGAGGAAGCTGTAGTTTCAGCTAACCTACATACTAACAGTGTCATTATCACAGCCTGATCCTCCGGAAAGACGACGCAAATGGGCTCTCTTCTCCATTGCATCCATCCTTGAACCCCTCCTCCCCAAAAATTAAGAGACTTTTCCCCTGTATAGGTATTGCTATGAAGGCTTCTGCGGCAAAAGATACTCACCTCTAGCAGACATGCCCGGTAGGtagagcctctctttctttgcCGAGATTACCAGGAGGATATGCCCTGGTGCAGCTTGGAAGGAGGGGAAAAGACCGGTTGAGAGCCTGATATTATCTGTAGGCCGACTTTAAGTTTTTGACTGTCATTTAATGAGATTAAACGCAGGGAAAGCATTCAGCCTGCGATTTGGCAGACTAGTACTAGACTGCGCGATGGAGAGAGCACTTCTTTCCAGCGACAGGGCGTGTCCTGGAACAGACAGCATCCTTCTTATTTTCCATTTCATGTCCATATTTGAACATAATATCGCAGAATTAAGGAGTTATACATTTCAATCATTCTTGAAATTCCTCGCCTGCAGGCAGCTGCTGTCGGGTCGCCTAAACGGTAAACCGGCTAGCAATACTTTTGGTCTGGGATGACTGTGCTGTTCTGGACGTGGTAGTTGGGATACAAAGTTGACAGGCACTTTGTAGcagttatttgttatttttctcatttatcCTGCTACTTTACGGAAAATGTTTGGCAATAGGCTATTCATTAGACTACGAGGACTTCtcaattttattattgtatCCATTGTAAGTAGCCTAGTGACACTTTAAGCAAGCATAACCTCCGCTCTATGTGGGAAAAAACACTGCAATATCAGAGAAATAGCCCACATCCACGTGTGTCACTATGTGGGAGCATAATTGCTTTCACAGCTCATCGGATATTTTCCATATAACAGCCTATTGATTGGTTTTCGGAATCCCATACTTGCTTTTATATTTAAAGTATTGTTGTTTTCAAGCTGAAAAATTGACAACTGTCCCTTGAATGTGTTGTCGCTGTCTTCATTTGTATTCAATGATGGTTGTCAGTAGCCTATAAACTGGTGCCTTGTATGCCTGCGCCCTCTGGTGGATTAAAACAGTAGCGTTTGGCGAAGGAAGTGCCACCGTGTCCAAAGTGAGCATACGTTAACTTAAGTCTGTAGACGTATTGTTTACAGTGGTTGAGCCAGGCCTGTGAAGATCTGTGGCCAACAACGTGTTAGGGTTTTATTGCTTACCTTTATTCTTTTGTTACAAGGGTCATTATATGAAACCTCCAATCTGGATCGAGGCGGTAacaacaggaagaagaagataGAGGAATTCTCTAGGTCTTCTCGAGAGAAACTAGTCCAGTCGAAGAACAAAATGTTCTCCAAATTTACGTCAATTCTTCAGCACGCTGTGGAAGcggtgagtgtttttttttttttaccaaccgCATATATCTATCCATTAGCTTGCTTTTGTGTATCGTCTACTTTGGTTGAAAAGGGCCTTTGGTCGCCCAGACATCATCCTAACGTCAGCATTCGGGATACGTTGCTAACTGGCGAGCTAACTAGTTAGcataagctaatgttagcgttttgtgtttgtttttgtaatcgATTATATAGCTATCTGTGGGtttgtttctttgtctgttCGTTTATATAACTAACTAATTAACATATGTCCCTATTGCCATTTTCTTCACTACAGCAAGTCGTCTATTTTTTTGGTAGTTTGGCAAGCTGAGCTAGCTAGTTAGCCGCAAATGTTAGCTGATGATAGCCCCTAAAAGCTAAAGTAACGCcgtagttagctagctagccagctatCTTGTTTCAAACAGTGGTTTATGATAAGTGGTGTCGAAACGACTGGACAGCCGTGTTTGATGTTGTGCAAACGTTATACCGTTAATAAATGGATATTCTGTGTGTTATCTCGCACCgtagtttttttttggaaagctTTGTTACAATTTAGCCAGCCAGCTAGCGTTAACTAGCTAGAAACCTGGTAGCTAATAACCTGCTGAACAGTGTTCTCAAGCTGCTTCACGTTAAGGGTTTCAAACAATACACGTTTGGCAGGTGACCCAACACTTTTGACTTCAGGCTATTATTAGTTGTTAACTTATTATTCTATGTTAGGTTGTTGGTGTATGATGATAAGATTATCCACTAACGTTACCAGTGTAAACCTTTATGTCACTCAATAGTGaaagtttaaaactattatttaacattttcaacACAGTAAACAAAGTCATCTTGCAGCGGAACGTTACTATTTCAGCTCTGAGAAGATTTTGAAGTCTTGAAAATTATGCTAGAAGACATAGCTAACACATTTTCCTACAACAAACCAGTATTCTCAGTCTTTGTTTCAAAGTTAATGGAATAGATAAACATGTTGCTACGACAATAATTAGTGGTGTCTCTCTTGGCCACCAGTTCAAACATATAATATGCTTATGTttgcattttcttctttttcagctTGCCCCATCGTTGCCCTTGCAGGAGGACTTTGTCTATCACTGGAAGGCCATTACACATTATTACATTGAAACTTCTGGTAAGAAAAGTCTGAATGGCACCAGTGTAAAGTTTGAGTACAGTAGCAGGAAACTAAGTTTGTACATAAGTTGTTCATACAGAATATAACTGTATTACAGTTACACATAACGGTGTATTCACTGTTAAATAATACACTTATTGTCAATAGTCCGtattttgaaagaaaatgaGTGCACGTTACAACTTGCCTGATCCAACAAAGTTGCCTGAAACCTGCTTAATTTAAAAGTAAGCAAAGGACCGCATTTTTAAACTTTGTCCAACAAACACATCTGATTTCTTTTCTCAACTACGATAAATAATTGATCATCAAATATGCTGTTGATCAACTAATTAATCACCTGCCCATTTAGCACCACTATAAGATAAACACAGGCAGTGCAAAGGGAAGAAATACAAATTAAAGGGCATAATTGAAAGTATGCTGGGAATGCCATTCTGGTTAAGTTTGCAATAGACTTGAACAACTCTGCCTGGACTGGAGCAGCTTCAGACTATGGATGCTTCCTTATTGTTTTCCTGTGCAATCTGCGCAAGTAAACTCATATGCTTTACACCTGGGTCGGTTATGCAACATGATCCAGGATTAAAGTGTATAGGAAAGTACATCTAAGATGGGCTTTTTGGTTAAGCACAGTGTGAACTTCCACATGAACTACTGCCATCTAGTCTGTGTATATTTTGGACCAGGAAAGTCTCCTTCTCTTATTCTCTCCAAACGAGCTTGAAACTTCTTTGCAGCAGTTCTCCTACTTAGACCAGTTTAACAATATTCACTCTGAACAGCTGATAGGGGATTATCTGTACTTTGTGTATTATGTGGCTGAGCTTGTTTTCAGGGGCATTTATTCACTGATTTTTCAGAACTTGATATATTATTATGAATCAGTTCACATGGTTGCTAATCCAAAAAATGATTTGCTCATTTTGATAAAAGCTGttgtttgtaattaattaatgatcATATTTGTTGGCATTGTGTGCTTTGTTACATTCGGCAtgacatgcatgtgtgtatccTACCTGGTTATGATATAATTGACCCACACCTGTTAACCTGTGCATAATTGGTGACGAACAAGGATAGCTACTCTGAACACAGTATTATTATTTCACTCTAATAACTGACCTGGACCTCGTAATTCCCCTGGCTTGAACAattgaaatttaaaatatttcatttcagTATGTTTGCAACATTGTTGACTTGATGTCACCTAGGAAAGTGTTCACAATGTCAGCCAGATAAACTAGTGCTACCAAAATTTGGCAATGATTAAATTGATTAGGCCTATATTATCCATTTTGCAATGCTCAACAAAGTGAATCAGAAAATAACATGGACTGCCTTAGATAAATAAACATAGGAAAGGAAAAACTGTGCAGAGGTGGCGTGGTTAGAAGAACTTGCAGTTAATGTTTGTACATCGTGGACATAGAGTGGTTCTGACATGCTTTCCTCTGTTAGATGACAAAGCTCCAGTCACAGACACCAACATCCCATCCCACCTGGAACAGATGCTGGACATCCTGACCCAGGAGGAAGGGGAAAGGGAGTCTGGAGAGACAGGACCCTGCATGGAGTATCTCCTACATCATAAGATCCTGGAGACTCTCTACACCTTGGGCAAGGCAGATGTAAGGCAGTCATGCATTGGTAACTACATGAACTATACCTCGAGGAAAACCATGCGTATCACGAAATGGCATCTTTTATAAGTATATGTAGTATTGGATGAAATCTAGGTTGATAATTAAGTGGGGCCGAGGGACACAACACTGAGCGTGCAATCCACTCACAAATGATTGTATGTGAATGCACAATTTGGTAGactcttaaattaatcggcaCTGAGCTACATTTCCACGCAGGGTGGGGACACATCAATATTGTTATAAAATAAATTCTAACATATTCTGTTTGTGTGATTTTCCATCAGTGTCCTCCAGGGATGAAGCAGCAGGTGCTTACCTTCTACACAAAGCTGCTAGCACACATTCGTCAACCTCTCCTGCCACACATCAATGTCCACAGACCTGTACAGGTGAGAAGTGATGCAGTCTGGATTTCAGTGGATTTTTGACAGTCCTCCTCAAAGTGGTCCGCTAACCGACAGGTTATGTAACTTATTCGTGACTCGTTTTTCCTGTGGCTGTGACATTCCTCTTTCAGAAACTGATCCGTCTGTGTGGGGAGGTGCTGGCTGCTCCCACAGAAAATGAAGAGATTCAGTTCCTTTGTATAGTCTGTTCCAAATTGAAGCAGGACCCATACCTTGTCGACTTCTTCCTCGAGGTGAGTTGCTATGACAccaggaagagagaaaaaataaatgttgagccGCAAATTCATAAATATTAATTTGTATATATTACTAGCAAAAGTAAGAGCCTTGCACAATTTCTAAGCACATAGTTCAGAGAATATCTTTTATTTTGGATGTTATTTGCAGAACAAGTCAAAGAGACCTGATACAAAGACTCCAGGAGGGACGGAGGTGGTGAAGGAGAATGTGTTGGCTCCAGACACTGGTCAGTCTCGGCCAGAGGAACAGGCTGAGGAGCCtcaggctgcagctgctgcctcTACCTCTAGTCCAAGCAGTAACCATAATAACGGCAACAATTACAATCTTGTCACCTCGCTGCTCAACCTCACAAAGAGCCCTGTAAGTAATTCCCATGCGAGGAACTTTGCCATGTATGTCTTTCTTTTCATGTATGTCTTTCTTGAATGTTTGTATTCATGAGTTGTATTCATTTCTTCCCTACTCAGGATGGCAGGATAGTAGTGAAGGCATGTGagggcctgatgctgctggtcAGTTTACCAGAGCCTGCAGCTGCCAAGTGTTTAACTGAAAACACtgagctctgtgagctcctgactgacaggctggtcTCCTTCTATAAAGCCCTGCCCCAGTCCATGGACCCCTTGGACATTGAGACAGTGGAGTCGGTCAACTGGGGGTACATTCCTTTCTTGTGTTTACTTTCTATAACCACATATTTAATGTTCTGTCTTGCAGACATTTCAGTTGTGTCATCATCTGAATCTTTGATTTAATTTGAGCAGGTAGCCCATAAATAGCATTCTCTGTGAAATGCTATTTCCAGTGGATAAAATGGTAGAGTTGCATCAACCGTTTTAATGTTTGAAccttttttctctatttttcaGTCTGGACGTGTATAACCTGAAGGAGGATGCTGCCGTCTTCACAGGGAAGAGGGCTCTCATCTCCTTCCTGTCCTGGCTAGATTACTGTGACCAACTCATCAAGGAGGCTCAGAAGGTCCTTAACTAATGCCGACTCACTGTTTTGATGTGTTTATATTGCAGTCAGAATCAATACACTAAAATAACTTGGAAGTTGTTTTTGTGCCTGAAAGCCACAGAAGGCTcaattatgttttttctttttgttttttttcttcactgtcTTCCAGTCAGCAGCTGCAGTGATGGCAAAAGCTGTGAGAGAAAAATTCTTTGTGTCTGTTATGGAACCACAGCTTATGCAGACGTGAGTCAAGCTTTGAATCACCAATCAATCATCCTTTATTGAAATTCTTAGTCTTGTCAGTGTGTTATGTTTCGTGACTGCTCATTAACACGTGGTGCGTTTGTGGGTGCACATAGGTCCGAGGTGGGCATCCTGACCTCCACTGCCCTGCTGAACAGGATCATCAAGCAGGTGACGTCGGAGGCTTTATTGCAGGAGATGATTTACTTCTTgctgggagaggagagggagccAGAGACTCAAGCTACTATGGCTCAGAATCCACTCAGACACAGACTCATCGAGCACTGCGACCACCTGTCAGATGAGGTACCTGGTCCTGCTAATGAAAGAACCTTTAACCTCATTTGTCTTGCTGATCATACTCATtaaagtcctttttttttttttttttttttttttttttggaccctATCGTTATCACATAAATGTGTATCATGAATTCATAACTTCTTTTACTTGTTTGGTATTCGAAAGCACAAGTGGCCATCTGCCCTTCAAGTATTCTGAGTTCCAGTGACTCATATGACGAGCACATTGAATTTTAATTAGTATTTGACAGAGCCATTGCACTTGTTTTTCATCACACAAAAGAGAGATGAATCATCTCCTTGATGTTTGAAACAGCCACTGACTACTTTCATGTTGGTGAGCAAATACTTGGCATGTTACTCTGGGTTTATAGCGAGAGCTAAGCCTATTCCTCCTCCTGTGTCCCCAGATCAGCATCATGACGCTGCGGCTGTTTGAGCACCTGATCCAGAAGCCCAGCCAGCACATCCTCCACAGCTTGTTGCTGCGTAGCCTGGAAGAGAGGAACTACCTGGAGAACAAACCACAGGAGGAGCGGGAGCCCCTGGAGAACGGGCAGCCCCATGATGCTGTGTAAGGGCCTGCCTTAAAATCCTGCCTGGAAAAAATCATCTGCACAAACAGTGGAAATAAAGTGAATGCATCTGCTAgctgtgtttttcaaatgtgcCACCAATTCAACTAAACTTGTCCTTAGTTTTTGTTTCAATCATTTTAAGCCATGGTTAGTGGGAAATGCATGTCAGCCACTGATAACTTTTAAATTATCAGTTGATGCATAATGAGCAATAGCTTGCTAGTATATTGATGATGTTTTACGTGAGTGCAGTGTTGCGTGGCTTGTTAATGTTCATGCAAAGGTATTACAATGCAATACCAAAATACCAGGTTAACATGACACGATCGTTTGTAGAAGGGTGAGATGAGTTCACAGAAGAGCTGAAGAATGTCCGTGACATTTGTATCTACAGAGCTACCGTTAACATACTTGCAGATATAGTAAACTCATCCATTTTAACTTGCCATGTCCAAGTAAAACTTCATCTCTTTGTAGACATTCATTCACTTTCCACATCACATACCAGAACTCAAAGGGGCCGTGCAAGCCCAAAGAGCCCTAAAATGCCATCCCATCATTCCATAAAAAAACCCCACATATTTCCCCCTTTTAACTAGACATAAGAATACTGACAAAGTGGActtctcatttcatttcataCAAGAATGTGGTGTAGAACTTATAATGGCTTACATTTAGAGATGCATAAAACCAAATGAAAAGTGAACATGGTTTGTTAACCTCAGTAACTGATCCAAATCTGATTATGTTCtcataataataaatacttgttaatgaacatgaatttctttttttttttttttacagagaccTTGAGGAGGATCCACTGTTTGGTGATGACCTCTCTCCAGACAGCCGGCTGTCTGGTTCTGATTGGCTCAGCTCCTCTCCCCCGCAGAGTCCTGATCACTCAAAGTGTGACGGGAAGACGGAGGTCCACAAAATTGTCAACAGGTACACAGTCTGCTCCCCATACAACATACATCATGTggagtccttttttttttttcttcttcttttttttaaatttaagttCTGTTGCCTGCAGTTTCCTGTGTTTGGTGCCGGATGAGGCAAAGTCATCTTATCACGTTGAAGGCACAGGCTATGACACCTACCTCAGAGatgcacacagacaggtaaGGCTCATTCTACAGTACGTTTAAGGCTTGAGATGCACTGGACTAACAGCAAGCTGAACATTCTGGTTTAGTGTTTTTTATCCCCAAGTCTTTCACCCTTTAACTAATTGCTGAGGGAAGTCCATGGATAAACCTTGTGTTCCAATATCCACACTATTTAGTATGCCAGAAAAAGATTCCGTATGTTCCAATACACAATATGTCAAATGCATTGTCAGAAATAATATGTCCTACTGCATCCGATTAGATTTTGCAGTATGCAAGCTAGTATGCTTTTCTGGCAATTCTGTCACACAACTCTTTGCGCAACATATATGAGCaagagggtcaaagttcaagGTGCAATGTTAAGAAGTAGTAGGTCCCACTTGTatgcatactgcatgcaacagtACATATTATGTAATGGCAGCTGCAGAAcatactaaaagtaaaaagaaaaagtatgcgATTTGGAACTCCCGACTGTTGCTCATCAgttttgtatgtgtgtcacTAGTAAAAGAGATGCTAAGTGTAGGTGAATTGTTCTCCTCAGTTCAGGGACTATTGTGGGGTCTGCCAGCGGTGGGAGTGGAGGGGAAATCCAAAGCCGCTGGAGAAGTGTAACTTGGACAGTCCGTTCTTCGAGGGCCACTTCCTCAAGGTCCTCTTCGACAGGATGGGTCGCATCCTAGATCAGGTCGGTTTGATCCACCATATGACAAACGTTTGTAGTAATGCATCATCATCATTCAGAACAACAGCATGCTtttgtgtaataataatgtaatggaATATCTGTATGAAATGTCTATTGCATTGCGTTGCATCTTCTAGTCCACAAGTCTGAATAGCAAGACACCCACAGTAAAGGTCCCTGGAGCAAATAGAACAGGTAGCCTGCTGTTTATGGAGCACCACCTGAATCAAAATTCAACtgccttttttatttgatgGAAATACATAGATCTAAGAAATAGCAAGGTTTTGTGAGATGAGTGCTAAACTGGTTAATCTAGCTAGTAGCTTGACATATACAACCAGATTCCAGTGAATAAATTAAGCTTTCTTCATGCAAATCAGctcaaaatgttatttaaggTCAAACCAAGTAACAgctagccttgtgagaccgtcctgatctcgcgagctccagttttccactcgcagatcagtctggcatcttgagatagagaaaatttggagctgttagccaaacgaccgggccaatcagcgttggttttgaggtgggttaggtgctgatagacagatggtttatccaatcagctaaccagtattttcagacagcgatagccctaattctgttagccactagctaatgctttttttctcttggatccttcttttggaatatggtccgggaacctgaaatggtgtcttttattcctaaattcttgttacacaaaccgcaaatatcctttactgacatgttgcttgcatgctgagcttacgagctatgctttgcctgcagcagcaggggcttgtggttgtatttccATACGCTTCgtgaatctgattggttgatttggcccgtctatcaccaacataggtgatagacagatggtttatccaatcagctaaccagtatttccgccccttcccaaacgTTCCCcgacggaaagttcccagatggatatgctgagcaaatgcgaagcaatccatctggcggagtcaggttaagtaAGAGccatcatttctgtttttttttttttttgaaggagCAGATTGGTTTAAAACGATTTTCCCTCAGATCTAATGTTCCCACGCTACCAAAAGTTATTTCTTGCTGCAAGAGAACACTGTTCACTGCAATTTTAGCGTAAATGAGGCCCACTAATGAAAAGTGGAGAGAAAAATAA from Perca flavescens isolate YP-PL-M2 chromosome 17, PFLA_1.0, whole genome shotgun sequence includes:
- the fhip2a gene encoding FHF complex subunit HOOK interacting protein 2A isoform X1, translating into MPGSLYETSNLDRGGNNRKKKIEEFSRSSREKLVQSKNKMFSKFTSILQHAVEALAPSLPLQEDFVYHWKAITHYYIETSDDKAPVTDTNIPSHLEQMLDILTQEEGERESGETGPCMEYLLHHKILETLYTLGKADCPPGMKQQVLTFYTKLLAHIRQPLLPHINVHRPVQKLIRLCGEVLAAPTENEEIQFLCIVCSKLKQDPYLVDFFLENKSKRPDTKTPGGTEVVKENVLAPDTGQSRPEEQAEEPQAAAAASTSSPSSNHNNGNNYNLVTSLLNLTKSPDGRIVVKACEGLMLLVSLPEPAAAKCLTENTELCELLTDRLVSFYKALPQSMDPLDIETVESVNWGLDVYNLKEDAAVFTGKRALISFLSWLDYCDQLIKEAQKSAAAVMAKAVREKFFVSVMEPQLMQTSEVGILTSTALLNRIIKQVTSEALLQEMIYFLLGEEREPETQATMAQNPLRHRLIEHCDHLSDEISIMTLRLFEHLIQKPSQHILHSLLLRSLEERNYLENKPQEEREPLENGQPHDAVDLEEDPLFGDDLSPDSRLSGSDWLSSSPPQSPDHSKCDGKTEVHKIVNSFLCLVPDEAKSSYHVEGTGYDTYLRDAHRQFRDYCGVCQRWEWRGNPKPLEKCNLDSPFFEGHFLKVLFDRMGRILDQPYDVNLQVTAVLSKLSMFPHPHLHEYLLDPYINLAPGCRSLFSVIVRVVGDLMLRIQRIPDFTPKLLLVRKRLLGLEPEGINIDHMTLLEGVIVLEEFCKELAAIAFVKYHAAAAASP
- the fhip2a gene encoding FHF complex subunit HOOK interacting protein 2A isoform X2, which gives rise to MFSKFTSILQHAVEALAPSLPLQEDFVYHWKAITHYYIETSDDKAPVTDTNIPSHLEQMLDILTQEEGERESGETGPCMEYLLHHKILETLYTLGKADCPPGMKQQVLTFYTKLLAHIRQPLLPHINVHRPVQKLIRLCGEVLAAPTENEEIQFLCIVCSKLKQDPYLVDFFLENKSKRPDTKTPGGTEVVKENVLAPDTGQSRPEEQAEEPQAAAAASTSSPSSNHNNGNNYNLVTSLLNLTKSPDGRIVVKACEGLMLLVSLPEPAAAKCLTENTELCELLTDRLVSFYKALPQSMDPLDIETVESVNWGLDVYNLKEDAAVFTGKRALISFLSWLDYCDQLIKEAQKSAAAVMAKAVREKFFVSVMEPQLMQTSEVGILTSTALLNRIIKQVTSEALLQEMIYFLLGEEREPETQATMAQNPLRHRLIEHCDHLSDEISIMTLRLFEHLIQKPSQHILHSLLLRSLEERNYLENKPQEEREPLENGQPHDAVDLEEDPLFGDDLSPDSRLSGSDWLSSSPPQSPDHSKCDGKTEVHKIVNSFLCLVPDEAKSSYHVEGTGYDTYLRDAHRQFRDYCGVCQRWEWRGNPKPLEKCNLDSPFFEGHFLKVLFDRMGRILDQPYDVNLQVTAVLSKLSMFPHPHLHEYLLDPYINLAPGCRSLFSVIVRVVGDLMLRIQRIPDFTPKLLLVRKRLLGLEPEGINIDHMTLLEGVIVLEEFCKELAAIAFVKYHAAAAASP
- the fhip2a gene encoding FHF complex subunit HOOK interacting protein 2A isoform X3, encoding MLDILTQEEGERESGETGPCMEYLLHHKILETLYTLGKADCPPGMKQQVLTFYTKLLAHIRQPLLPHINVHRPVQKLIRLCGEVLAAPTENEEIQFLCIVCSKLKQDPYLVDFFLENKSKRPDTKTPGGTEVVKENVLAPDTGQSRPEEQAEEPQAAAAASTSSPSSNHNNGNNYNLVTSLLNLTKSPDGRIVVKACEGLMLLVSLPEPAAAKCLTENTELCELLTDRLVSFYKALPQSMDPLDIETVESVNWGLDVYNLKEDAAVFTGKRALISFLSWLDYCDQLIKEAQKSAAAVMAKAVREKFFVSVMEPQLMQTSEVGILTSTALLNRIIKQVTSEALLQEMIYFLLGEEREPETQATMAQNPLRHRLIEHCDHLSDEISIMTLRLFEHLIQKPSQHILHSLLLRSLEERNYLENKPQEEREPLENGQPHDAVDLEEDPLFGDDLSPDSRLSGSDWLSSSPPQSPDHSKCDGKTEVHKIVNSFLCLVPDEAKSSYHVEGTGYDTYLRDAHRQFRDYCGVCQRWEWRGNPKPLEKCNLDSPFFEGHFLKVLFDRMGRILDQPYDVNLQVTAVLSKLSMFPHPHLHEYLLDPYINLAPGCRSLFSVIVRVVGDLMLRIQRIPDFTPKLLLVRKRLLGLEPEGINIDHMTLLEGVIVLEEFCKELAAIAFVKYHAAAAASP
- the fhip2a gene encoding FHF complex subunit HOOK interacting protein 2A isoform X4 is translated as MKQQVLTFYTKLLAHIRQPLLPHINVHRPVQKLIRLCGEVLAAPTENEEIQFLCIVCSKLKQDPYLVDFFLENKSKRPDTKTPGGTEVVKENVLAPDTGQSRPEEQAEEPQAAAAASTSSPSSNHNNGNNYNLVTSLLNLTKSPDGRIVVKACEGLMLLVSLPEPAAAKCLTENTELCELLTDRLVSFYKALPQSMDPLDIETVESVNWGLDVYNLKEDAAVFTGKRALISFLSWLDYCDQLIKEAQKSAAAVMAKAVREKFFVSVMEPQLMQTSEVGILTSTALLNRIIKQVTSEALLQEMIYFLLGEEREPETQATMAQNPLRHRLIEHCDHLSDEISIMTLRLFEHLIQKPSQHILHSLLLRSLEERNYLENKPQEEREPLENGQPHDAVDLEEDPLFGDDLSPDSRLSGSDWLSSSPPQSPDHSKCDGKTEVHKIVNSFLCLVPDEAKSSYHVEGTGYDTYLRDAHRQFRDYCGVCQRWEWRGNPKPLEKCNLDSPFFEGHFLKVLFDRMGRILDQPYDVNLQVTAVLSKLSMFPHPHLHEYLLDPYINLAPGCRSLFSVIVRVVGDLMLRIQRIPDFTPKLLLVRKRLLGLEPEGINIDHMTLLEGVIVLEEFCKELAAIAFVKYHAAAAASP